TAGGATTCCATTGCCAAACGCCTCTTGTATATTTAAAGTTGAATTATAAATATATCATCAGTACATGGAAAATATTCAAATAGACACAAATCTGACGCCAGCTGTGAAGGGACTTGAATGATCGATCCTAGCGGCATTTAGACAGTGAGAATCAGCCAAGTTTTGACCCACTCATCACCCTACCCTGAAGTATCACCGCATTCAACGTCGCCTTCTGATACCGAAGCAGGTTGCAGGCCCAGTTCGCCGTCAAGGTAACCTGAACTTCTGGCAAGCTGCGCATCACAACATTGCGCGGGAATTATCTGAAACCCATCTGGAAAGGACCTGCACCGATGAACATCGATTCATATCTGGAATGCATTCAGCAAAAGGAAGCCCAGGTCAAGGCATGGAAACACCACGACCCGCAACAAGTCCGGCAACAAATCAGAACTGCCAATCCCGGAGGCAGCCTGGCGGGATTGGCAGTCGGTGTGAAAGACATCTTTGACACTGCAGACATGCCAACAGGCTATGGCTCGAGCGCATACGAAGGTCATCAACCTGATCGTGATAGCTGGGCGGTACAACGTTTGCGTGCCGCTGGCGCCATCATCATGGGCAAGACCGTCACCACCGAGTTCGCATACACCCATGCAGGTCCGACGCGCAACCCACACAACCTCGCTCACACACCTGGCGGATCATCGAGCGGCTCGGCGGCTGCCGTTGCGGCGGGAATGGTGCCTGTTGCCCTTGGAACTCAGACCGGCGGTTCAGTCATCCGGCCATCAGCGTACTGTGGCGTCATCGGGTTCAAGCCCACGCATGGTGCAATCAGCCTGCAAGGTGTATGTCCGCTCTCCCCGTCGATGGACACACTCGGCATTCACGCAGCAACGACCGAACTGGCGCGTCAGGTATTCAGCGTGCTCTGCCCAAGACAGCATCGAGATTCAAGTTTCGCCCGTGAACCACTGCGACTAGCCTGGTTCCCTGGTCCACTCGCAAGCCAGGCCCAGCCGCAGGCCATCCAGTTGTT
This sequence is a window from Orrella marina. Protein-coding genes within it:
- a CDS encoding amidase, giving the protein MNIDSYLECIQQKEAQVKAWKHHDPQQVRQQIRTANPGGSLAGLAVGVKDIFDTADMPTGYGSSAYEGHQPDRDSWAVQRLRAAGAIIMGKTVTTEFAYTHAGPTRNPHNLAHTPGGSSSGSAAAVAAGMVPVALGTQTGGSVIRPSAYCGVIGFKPTHGAISLQGVCPLSPSMDTLGIHAATTELARQVFSVLCPRQHRDSSFAREPLRLAWFPGPLASQAQPQAIQLLQSVREKIETSGLGTVTDLEFGSDHALGLSESNRIIMRYEAARAHRDVFSTRRDLLGAATVGLIETGLRTTDAQYEQAMQQVERAHAAFMAATMGLDAVLTLSSPGEAPRFEEGTGSSSFNQAWTTLGAPCLTLPAGKGQAGLPLGIQLIARPGEDHRLLDIGQRIQQTCLNT